GATCATCACCAGTCAGGGTCAGCTTTCCCTCTTTTCAGACCATTTCAGTGCTCATAAGCATAAATTGCATTCCACAAACTTTATGGAATGCTTTTCAAATAAAGATGGACggcacaaaataaataattgctccttgaaataaaaatacaagcaaaagtcaaataggaaagaaagtgaACAACGTACCCCTAATGCCTTGGAAATAGCTAGATAAACACATTCTTTGCCAATGCTATAGGCTCCAACAACAACAAGAGTTTTTGGTTGCTTTTTAAGACAGTTCTGGGTAATTCTGACAACATAACTTAAGACATCTTCTTTGGAAGGGAACCTGAAACAGCATATGTTGTCTaaaaaactacttaaaataaggtaaaaacaaatgaaagaagTAACAGCAAGATTTGATAGGGGGGACTCGTAAAGAGTTTACAAGAGAGAAGTTTCTTACTTGTACTTTGGGTTGCAATATGTTGTATCCAGGTAAAGTACATTTACTCGTTCATTTCGAAGAAGGGGATAATCTTGCACCAGTTTACAAGCTCTGAAGTCTCCTGTATGCAAATAGGATTGGCCATTTGAGAGACGAAAGTGAATCATAGCTGCACCTGGGCAATGATTAGCTTCTAGTAATGTCACTTTGACTCTTTCGATTACATGTTCAATGTTTAGCTCCAAAGGACAGATAAATCTGCATACAGCAGGATATGAAACAAACCCCAATTAATTGTTACATGAAACATGAGAAACTTCATATGTATAATTACAAAAGGAAGTAGACATCACTTGTAAAATTTCGAACTGGTCCTTACGATGGATTTACGGAGAGACGCATTGTAAGGAGGCGAGCAGTGAGGGGGGTGCAATAGATGGGGCCATGCGACCATCCCTTATTGAGTCCGCCATAGTGGTCGCTATGGAAATGGGTTAGAAAATATGCGGAGCATCCTTCAACACGACCATAGCGGAATGCATCAACAGTGAAGGGCGTGCCTGTATGATCAAAGGGATCTGGTGattatagaaaaaataaaataataattgtatgTAACGGTGCATAGGTGTGAGTATGACAAATGTCTTTTCCACTCAGCAATCCGTGAGATTAACTTTGTAAAAGATTATTGATGTATTGAGGATACTATTCTaaagaaaagaggagaaaattaaagaaaagcaGACGGCCGACCGGGGATTTTTTTGTAGAAGGGGCAAAGACGGGGGCGATTAGCGGTgtcggtggtggtggtggcgtTTCTGAGATGGGGTGATCCTTCCCTCCCaatcttcatcttctttaaAATCAAAGGGGTTCGAGACGGGACGTTTTGGAGATGGGGTCTTTTCAGTCCCCACATCTGGAACAAATTGGTTTGTTTCAGGTTTCTCTCCGAATTGCGTGAAGTAGTAGAAATACTACTGTCTTGGTCCTGCGGTAATAGGCAAGACCAATCGGCTCCGCAGCGAAAGAAATCGGAAGCGAAAGTGTCGTCTTGTTCATAGTAGGCTTGGTGGTCGGTTGTTGAGGGATGTTTAGCAGGAGCGTTATTCTCGTCTTCTGGGTCCGACGAGAAGAGCAGAAATGAGGGGATATCGGAGGTTGTTTCATGTGTAATTTCATCTTCTCCGTCTGCATGCATTTTCTACCCTAGCTACACTCTCTCCCTcactccctccctccctctgtatctttcaaaattgaaatgaatcacattcaaccaaaaaaaacaaaaaaaaaaaaacattggtgGGAGTGTGGAGCCCACCAAAAATAAAGTGACCGGTCAATCCGACGAATGCCCTCGACTGCAATTGGTTATCGTAGACTCGCGCCTACCTGATTCCTTTACCGACAGTTGAGTACGGCGGCATTGGCGTTGGGTAAAAAAGACTGGTCCAGTCGTCTTGAAAAGTATCACGCGCCGTATGCTATTGACTCcacaacctctctctctctctctctctcctccccaTCTTGGACAATGGACAATCGTGCTTTCCTGATTATTTTGGGACCAAAAGATTgatataaaattctttttatacCAACAAAAAAAGTGTGTAAAATTAgttgttgttcttcttttggCCTTTGGATCCGCTGCGAGACTCGAAGCAATCGAATCATTAGAAACCAAAAGTACCCcaattcttccttcttctgcttcctccATTGAGAAGTTAGTTCCTCAAAAGGTAAAAGCTCCCAAGCTCCTTccatctcttctcttcttttccttcttcatttttttctgaTCCTgtggtttatttgtttgatgcCTTCCCTTGAATCCATGCGCTAATTATCATGCCGTGATTGATCTAGATTGAATCGAATTCtgatttttgataattttaatgTCTCTTAAGAATATTCGTTTTAAACATTGATGGAATCCAGGAATCTGTTGCCAATTAATAAGCTAATATGGTTCCTTCTTTTGTCCAGATTTGTTGCCATGTAACTTATGGTGTTCTTCCATTAGAATTAATAGTGGGAAGGATCTCCCTATGTAACCCTTCccttttatttgtattatggTGTTCTTCTCCAATCCAATACTTGAAAAACAAGTTCTAGATTTAAATATTGCAGCTGCATCTCTCTTatttcttaaatcttaattGATATGGGattatcttaattatttttatgtcttaAATACATGATTTTGTGCAGGAAAGACAACCCACAATATATATCATCAAGTTCTTATGCAGATGTTCGGTTGAACTAACTTCTGTAGCCTCATCAATCTATAGATGACTACTCATCGGCTTTTGAGCATTTGTTACTCTATTATGTGACAATTCGGAACTCTAAACCGCAGCTTCAGATTCAGTTGCTTGCGGGATCTCCTTCACGGCTTCACATCGTTTAAGCCATGGGGGAGTGGATCATTGGAgccttcatcaacctctttggCAGCATTGCCATCAACTTTGGAACAAACCTTCTTAAATTAGGTCACAACGAGGTAAACTTTTCTGCCATCTAATTCTTGTGCTGCAATCTCATATCCTAATTttccttcctctttttttttttttccccatggTATTGTTACTTGTTGGAGAAATTTGGCATATGCATTATCTTGTATAGAACTCGagcaattttatttatatgctACACATAGTTGGTTGAGCATGCAGCAGTATGTACAAAGCACTAGTTACCTCTTTTGGCAGGATGATCCTGATACTGTTTTCACTATATGTTCTTAAATCTTATTTAGCTTACAGTTCTGGGAAACAGTCAAGCAATTGAGCTTATTGTGAACATGAACAATTCTGACCTGCTAGATCTCATTCTATTACGGATTCATGTTGTTAATCTGACATTAAAAGAGCATTCATTTACATCTTTTCATCATGATGTAAGCTATTGATAAATCTTACTATATTGTCTGTAGAGAGAAAGGCATTCTATGCTAGAAAGTGATGGAACAAACGGAAAGCTGACTTTGAAGCCTATAATACACTTCCACACTTGGAGAGTAGGTAAATTCTAGTGTCATTCTGCTTAATTTTCTACATGCGGTTTACTCCTGCTTTCAGTCTGAAATATAGAGTgattcttattttgcagggattatatttttccttcttgGCAATTGCCTTAATTTCATTTCCTTTGGATATGCTGCTCAGGTaagtattaattatatatctcCAGGCCTTCTGAGTACATGTTTTAAGAGGGACACAAGTATAAATGTCCAATAACTAggtttatcttttctttctaattgtTTTTTCCCAATTGATGCAGTCTCTTCTTGCGGCCCTGGGATCTATTCAATTTGTATCCAATATTGCATTTGCTTACTTCGTGTTGAACAAAATGGTGACTGTCAAGTATGTAAAAATCTGAACTGAACTTAATTTCAGAACCATAACATTGCACACC
This window of the Corylus avellana chromosome ca5, CavTom2PMs-1.0 genome carries:
- the LOC132183266 gene encoding DNA cross-link repair protein SNM1 translates to MHADGEDEITHETTSDIPSFLLFSSDPEDENNAPAKHPSTTDHQAYYEQDDTFASDFFRCGADWSCLLPQDQDSSISTTSRNSERNLKQTNLFQMWGLKRPHLQNVPSRTPLILKKMKIGREGSPHLRNATTTTDTANRPRLCPFYKKIPGTPFTVDAFRYGRVEGCSAYFLTHFHSDHYGGLNKGWSHGPIYCTPLTARLLTMRLSVNPSFICPLELNIEHVIERVKVTLLEANHCPGAAMIHFRLSNGQSYLHTGDFRACKLVQDYPLLRNERVNVLYLDTTYCNPKYKFPSKEDVLSYVVRITQNCLKKQPKTLVVVGAYSIGKECVYLAISKALGVKIYANASRRRILQSFGWPELSDILCLNGKDTPLHVLPMSSLKFETLKDYLKTFMGQFVAVLAFRPTGWTYSETIGNQLDLIKPGSKGNVTIYGVPYSEHSSFTELREFVQCLRPEKIIPTVNVGTAANRDKMHSYFREWLKG